Sequence from the Paralichthys olivaceus isolate ysfri-2021 chromosome 1, ASM2471397v2, whole genome shotgun sequence genome:
TGCAGTTGTTGAAATCAACAATCCAAACATGAGTCCTTTATatcctgctgctctctctctctctctctcactcacacacacaaactctctctctctctctctctctctcttcctgatATGGACTAAAAGCTTCTACTGGAAATGTTGGGCCATCGATTCCTGTGAAGTGCGTCCCACTGAGCCCGGAACAGTCAAAGAGTATAACGAAGGCAAGATGATTCACGCAATTCAAGCGACAATGTGGGAAATAATCCACCAGAATAAAATAAGGTTTAGACCtgggatcttttttttttataattaaacGAGTAACAGTTAAAACAATACAGATTATAGGTGTCGGGAGAATCCACGTATAAAAGTGTCTGGTTACAGCCTGTCAAACAAGCTAATAATGGAGTTGTTGTCCCTGTCTTCGGCTAGTTGTCtgatttgttcttgttttttccaGCTGAGAAACATTGCAAAACTCACTCATCCTTTTATATCGTCTCGTCTTGATTATTGTAACTTACTTTCCACCTGTCCTCCAATCCAGACTTAGGACAAAGGGAAACTGTACTTTTGCGGTTGTGGCTCCGAAGCTTTGGAACTCTCTCCCTTTAGTCTTAAGATCTGTGGACActggaaacttttaaaaagcagactcatttagttttttattcatgtatatGCTTATTTTACCCTGGAAAGCACTTCATGACGTCTCTGCTCTCGAAATGTTCTATGgccactatcactctctcttctctccccttgttccacccatctctcctctcctccccctttttctttgctcaccccattggttgaggcagatgaccgcccacattgagcctggttcagCCGGAGGTTTcaccctgttaatgagggacttttccctccacagtcgccaaagtgcctgctcattgtgggaactgttgggtttctctatattaattcGATTTAAAGGTCTGAGTGCCttgatataatgtatatatattgtataatgtatattatcatctatacaaataaaattgaattcaatTGACTACAAATAAACTTATATACTTACTTACTTAGTTGTGAATATATATGATACTGAAGTGTATCAAACCCAAAAGGGATGATTGAGGTGGCATTCATGAGTGTTGCTCCTAAACTATACAGTAAAAGTGCTTTTTATGGAAGAAATTATTTTGATTCGGAATAAAAGTTAGATGGCTGAATTTTGTTCTCTAGTATAAGTACTTATAGACCGTAGATTACTCCAAAACTACACAGTGAAAGTACTCCATAGTATTTATACCAGCAGTTTCAgatgaaatattgaatattgaattTTGTTCTGTAGAAGGGATGTTGACTGTGGATTACTACTAAACTACACCATAAAAGTACTACATAATACTTGTTCCTGTTGTAGGTTCATAAAATACTTAGTGTAATACTAAGTGTAAAGGTATAAGGCTCATAACTACTTATGGAAgataacatttttattgtacatcaaatttaaatgaaCAGGGTGAATTTTATTCAGTAGAAGGGACTTTGGCAGTGGATTATGCCAAAACCTCACAGTTAAAGTGTAGTGGCAATCTGTCAAGAAAATGTTGTCTTCAAGATAAAAGGCCACTGATGCACCAGTTCAGTTGGATTGTACAATTTGCAATTAAGAAGTCAATTGTCCAGGCAAGTTTCACAGTTGGGgttgatttattttccatttcaaatgcaaacatacatgtgtccatcctgcagcttctcttcGTGTTTTGGTAAAAAACACTTCCtactatttattttcatgtgacaAACGAATAGTTAAATTTAGCAAGTTCACTTATTTAACACATGAATGGCATATTCAGTAGGGTCTGCTTAAGGTTAAtgcaaaaaactaaatgtagcAGACAATCTTAGTTTTCACTGAAGTCACACattacaacacatcaacaccaaTACGCTGATGTTACGCTTCTTTAAACAACTCAAAATGCATATATGATGTTAAATGTTCAGTTTTCAGTCAATCACAATAAATCTATTTCTGCATATTTCTGATAATCGGTGTTTGTTGTGGTAATATTATCATACTATTTTAATTCAATGTTACTTTACCGTACTGCCGCAATAACAAACTCCAGCTCAAACAGTGCAACACCTGCACGAACATTACTTATAGAAAATAATCTAACATATTATTAACAAAGAAGTTACTCACATTGACATACACAGTCAAGTGTAgaattattgttaacattacTAGGATGGCGAGCTAAACATTACATATCGTTCTCTAACTAACATGGTTGAGCTTACTctccaaacacacagtcaccttcagtttaaaagtattttcacCATAAACTCGAACACTCTCATGTCAGTTTAATAATTGTAGTAAATTGTAGTGAACAATCAAACTCTTCTTTTAGCATCATCATTACAATTTACTGTTAATATGTCAATAGATGAATTTAACATCAAGGTTAATGGTTAAAATTCAACTGTTGATCAATTTGTAgatttaattatatttgtttagtAAGGgataaaggtagggttggtaaaTTCTTtatgaaacactttttatcttattgTTGTAACCCTCTTCACGTTGCCATAATGTGTGATAAAAAAATCTACAGAAGAACAAACTTACGAGTTGTGAATTCAAACTCATTGCTTCTGTCGCTGAACAGGCCACTGCGATCAGTGTAGCTCTTCACACTGACCAGATATGTCGTGCTTGGCTTTAAATCTTTACCGGGTATTGTATAGCTACTCAGGTCGCCAATGGTTGTTGGTGTGAACAACTCTGTGACCTGGAATAGAGAAACAAGAAATCAATCGCCTTTGCCTagtctgtgtatttatatgtcCAGGACGAATGATCTCAGAGTAATACAGTGTTCCTCTGACGCCTCTCGTaccttttctgtttctcctttttcacGGTACATCACAACAGCATTCAATGTTTGGCTGATAAAGTCCATCATGTTGGTTTTCCACTTGACTTGAAAACTTGTGTTGCTTTCGCTCACTGATATGATTGTTGGGGT
This genomic interval carries:
- the LOC138407194 gene encoding uncharacterized protein isoform X2; the protein is MTNVFCAFEAQNCSEYTVTVERIGFDEVREHVCIPKQCESQCCCSVEMMMIPGVDQNVTVWRGDSGVESKIFNTQTSFKPRTPTIISVSESNTSFQVKWKTNMMDFISQTLNAVVMYREKGETEKVTELFTPTTIGDLSSYTIPGKDLKPSTTYLVSVKSYTDRSGLFSDRSNEFEFTTRKFVLL
- the LOC138407194 gene encoding uncharacterized protein isoform X1, which codes for MFGLLISTTAVNKVSATQDLQDLQARKDVFYLSADSSEHNHCDISPREHVCIPKQCESQCCCSVEMMMIPGVDQNVTVWRGDSGVESKIFNTQTSFKPRTPTIISVSESNTSFQVKWKTNMMDFISQTLNAVVMYREKGETEKVTELFTPTTIGDLSSYTIPGKDLKPSTTYLVSVKSYTDRSGLFSDRSNEFEFTTRKFVLL